The genomic region TCCATTTCGCCGAGCCGTTCCTGGCTGAAACCCGAATTCCACACCAGATAGGGTCGACCGGAAATATCGAGCGCAACCCGCGATAGTGTCTCGTCCATCGGTGAATAGGCTGTGCCATAGCGGCGGATGCCGGCCTTGTCGCCAAGCGCTTTGGCGACCGCTTCGCCCAGCGCAATCGCGCTGTCCTCGGTTGTGTGATGCTGGTCGACATGCAGGTCGCCATCGACCTTGAGATCAACATCGATCAGCGAATGGCGGGAGAGCTGCTCGATCATATGGTCAAGAAATCCGATACCGGTTGAAACGGTATAGCTGCCTGTTCCATCGAGATTGATCTCGACGGCAATATCGGTCTCGCCGGTCTTGCGGGCTATCGTAGCGGTGCGCATCGCGCCGCTATAGCCGATACGGCGGATCAGACAATCATTCAGATGGGCAAAACGGCGCAAGCCGGGGCTGGACGGATCGTGCATGGCCGTGCAACGCATTTTCCGCGCGCCATTTCGCCGCCCAGGAGAAGATTGAGAATGACGGAAATCCACGGCACCTGTGACGATCGCTTTGCGCCGGTCAAAGCCATGTTCGAGAGTAATTTTGCAAGCGGCAAAGAAGTCGGCGCGTCAGTTGCGGCCAGCTATCAGGGCGAGATGGTCGTCGATCTTTGGGGCGGCCATGCCGATGCCGCGAAAACCAAGCCTTGGGAAGAAGATACGATCATCAATGTCTGGTCGTCGACCAAAACGATGGCTGCCATGTCCATGTTATTGTTGGCGGATCGCGGGGATGTCGACCTGCACGCTCCCGTCGCGCGCTATTGGCCGGAATTCGCGCAGAACGGGAAGGAGGGGGTCGAGGTCCGCCATTTTCTCAGCCATTCGGCTGGCCTTTCCGGGATGGATGATCTTGTTGAAGGCGCGGCGCTCTATGACTGGGACCGTGTCGTTGGGGCGTTGGCGCAACAGACGCCCTGGTGGGAGCCGGGTAGCAAGTCCGGTTATCACGCGATCACCCAGGGCCATCTGATCGGCGAAGTGATCCGCCGGGTAACGGGCCAGACGGCAGGCGAGTTCTTCCGGAGTGAAATTGCTGGACCGCTCGATGCGGATTTTCATATCGGAACGGATGCAACGCTTGACGATCGTATTGCCGAGCTCATCCCGCCCACCACTCTGGTTGAATCGAACGATGATGGATCGATTGCATCGCGGACCTTTCGTAGCCCGAAAATCGACATTGCCGAAACAACCATGCGCGGCTGGCGCGATGCAGAGATTCCGGCGGCCAATGGCCATGGCAATGCGCGCAGTATTGTCCGGATTCAGACGGCCATGGCGAATGACGGATCGGCTTTTGGCAAGCGCATCATGTCGGAAAAAGGCCCTGAGCGGATTTTCGAGGAACAGACCAACGGGATGGACCTGGTTCTGGGAATGCCGATCCGTTTCGGTATGGGCTATGGCCTCAAAAATGACATGATGCCGCTTGGGCCGAGCCAGAACTACTGTTTCTGGGGCGGCTATGGTGGATCGCTCGTCTTTGTCGATCGCGATACCGGGCTGTGCCTGTCCTATGTGATGAATCGCATGGATAGCGCGTTGATGGGCGATATGCGGGGCATCTCCATGGTCTTCGCCGCCTATCAGGCGCTCGCCTAATTGGTGCGAATGATGGCCCACCAGCCCAATCACCGTCGCCATGGTGGAAAATCTGCGAAACAAATATTGACCCTGCGGCTCCAGCCGTTCACCAAACCTGTATGACGGATGACACCCCAGATAGTCTGATTCCTTATGACGAGATCGTGCAGGAGGCGCTTCGCGCCGTTGTCGGTCGCGTATTGAGTGAGGTCGGCGAAGCGGGGGATCTTCCCGGCGAGCATCATTTTTACATCACGTTCAAGACCCGAGCTCCGGGGGTCGATATTCCCGGCCATCTGCTGGAACGCTTTCCCGACGAAATGACGATTGTCCTGCAGAAGCGTTTCTGGGATCTGACTGTCGACGAAGAGGGTTTTTCAGTTGGGCTGAGCTTCAATCAGGTGCCGTCCACGCTGGTAGTGCCCTTTGCTGCGATTACCGGATTTGTCGATCCAGCGGTGAATTTCGCCCTCCAATTCCAGGCGCAGGGCAAAGAATCCGGCCCTGCCGACCATGCCGAAAATGATCCCCCGGCCGTTGAGCCCGTCGAAGACGGATCGAACGTCGTCGCGGTTGATTTCAAACGCAAAAAATAGAGGTCGCGCCTCCTTATCGAGTTCCGGCCGAACCATAGGAACCAGATATTCCATGACCCAGGACACCCGCACTGAAACTGATTCCATCGGCCCGATCGAAGTGCCGATCGATGCCTATTGGGGCGCGCAGACGCAGCGCAGCCTTCAGAATTTCCCCTTCGGCCCTGAAGAGCGCATGCCGATCGGCATTGTCCATGCCCAGGCAGCGGTTAAACAAGCGGCAGCGCGGGTGAACAAGAAGCATGGCCTAGATGCTGGCATTGCCGATGCAATTGAAGCGGCAGCAACCGCGGTCCGCGATGGCAAGCATGACGGCGAATTTCCGCTGACCATCTTTCAGACAGGCTCCGGCACCCAGACCAATATGAATGTGAACGAGGTGATTGCCGGGATCGGCAATGAGGCGCTTGCCGGCACGCGCGGGGGCAAGGAACCGGTTCACCCCAATGATCATGTGAACATGTCGCAAAGCTCCAATGATAGCTTCCCGACCGCGCTCCATGTTTCAACGGCGCTCGCAACGCGTGATGCACTGCTGCCCGCAATCGACATCTTGATCGCATCGCTCACCGCCAAGGCCGAAGCCTGGGACGATATCGTCAAGATCGGGCGGACGCATACCCAGGACGCGACCCCGCTCACGCTGGGCCAGGAATTTTCCGGCTATGCGGCCCAGCTGATCAGCTGCAAGGCGCGGATCGAAGGCGCGCTAATGGGTAATATTGCCAAGCTCGCTATCGGTGGAACAGCGGTTGGCACAGGGCTTAACGCGCCGGAGGGCTGGTCGGAGGATATGGCGGCAGCGATCAGCGATATCACCGGTCTCACGTTCGAAAGCGCAGACAATAAATTTGAACAGCTTGCCGCCAAGGACGGGCTCGTCTTCTTCTCCGGCGCGCTGAACACGCTGGCTGTGGCGCTCAACAAGATCGCCAATGACATCCGTTTCCTAGGCTCTGGCCCGCGCTCTGGCCTGGGTGAGTTATCGCTTCCGGCAAATGAACCGGGCAGCTCGATCATGCCGGGCAAAGTCAATCCAACCCAGTGCGAGATGATGACGATGGTCGCCGGACAAGTCATCGGCAACCATCAGGCAGTGACCGTGGGCGGGATGCAGGGGCATTTCGAGCTCAATGTCTTCATGCCACTTATCGGTGCCAATGTGCTGCGGTCGATAGCCCTGCTCTCGACCGGCATGACCGGATTTGCCGAACGCTGTGTCGATGGCATTGAAGCGAATGAAGATCAGATCAAATCATTGGTTGACCGGTCGCTGATGCTGGTCACCGCGCTGGCACCGGAAATCGGCTATGACAATGCCGCCAAGATCGCCAAACATGCGCACCAGAACGGCCAGACGCTGAAAGAAGCGGGTCTTGATCTTGGCCTGGTCGATGAAGAGACGTTTGATCGCGTTGTGCGCCCGGAAAACATGATCGGCCGTTAGCGCCGTTCCGGCAGAATTAGCGCCGGCGGGCGAACGACACGGATCCGCGTGCCAGGCCCGAATTGCCTAGCCGCTCATTCTCTCCTATCGCACCCGAAAGGGGGCTCATTATCGCACAATCCGGTTCATCGCGGACGCTGTCCCGCCGTTCGTTCCTGTCGCGCGTTGTCGGTGGCACGACGTTAGCGGTCGGCGCCGGGAGCGTTGTAACCGGCTGCAAGGATCCAGAGGGAGATGGTGCCCAGGCCGGCTTGACCGATTGCGATGGTGGCCCGAACGCAGATCCTGCTGGTGGTGGCAGAACCGGCGGTAACACGGGCGTTAGCGACAGCGATGGTGGGGCCAATGCCGATCCAGCAGGGTGCGGCAATGGAGAGGGCCCGATCACTGACAGCGATCGTGGCCGTTTTGCCGATCCGGTCGCACAGGGACGCGGTACAGAGCGACAAACGGATCGCGACGTCGGGTTCGGTGCCGATCCGATAGGTCGCGGCACGGGTGAGCCGACGGCCAGCAGCATTGACGACGGTGACAGCAAATGACGGCGGACACAGACGTACCCGCTGTTGAGGCATCGACTGTCGAGGAAGCCCGGACAGCAAGCCGTATCCAAGGCTTCGACATAGCCCGCGCCTTGGCGATTTTCGGCATGATTACTGTCAATTATCGGGCGACTTTCCCGGTGACGGTGGATGGTCCGGCCTGGCTCGAATGGATGGCCGGCCAGGTAAATGGCCGCGCCGCTGCGCTATTCGTGTTTCTTGCAGGTATCGGCATATCGCTTCTGTCGCGACGCGGTCGATTGTCCGATGACGCCGATCTCATCCGTGCGGATCGGATGAACCTGTTGCGGCGATCGCTGTTCCTGCTCGTGATTGGCTTTTGGTTTCGCCAATATTGGGAATATGACATTCTCCATTTTTACGGCGTCTATCTGTTGATCGCCGCCGCGATCCTGACAACGTCGAATCGCGCGCTGCTGATCTTCACGCTGCTGGCGACGATTGTCTTTCCCTTTCTGTATTATATCCTGCCCGAACAATTGGGCATTACCTTCTGGGCAACGACCAACGCATTCACACCGCGAGAGATACTGATCGACCTGTTCTTCCAGGGTTATCATCCAGTGATGCCTTGGGTCGCGTTCATGCTGGTCGGCATGATGATCGGGCGGCTGGAATTGACTGACGCGTCGGTTCGGCGGCGGCTGCTGATTTGGGGTGTCGCGATCGCCCTGTCAGCCGAAGCAATCGCCTATCTCTTTCTCAATATGGGCACTTTCAAACTCATGGAGGATATCTTCCCGATGCTCGATCTGGAAGAGGCGTCGGTGTCGCTGGACAGCGCGCCCTATCCGCCGATGCCGCTCTTCGTGGCAGTCGGTGCCGGCTGGGCGATGGCGATTGTGTCCCTATGTCTGAGCTTTGGCGAGCGGTTTGCCGACCGCCGTTGGATCATGCCACTGGTCCATACCGGGCAGCTCGCACTGACGATCTACATCATCCACGGTACGATCGGGATTTGGGCGGTTGAATGGGCCGGGGTCAAACCGTCGCGGACGCTGGGCTGGGTGATCGGTTATTCGGCGATACTCTATTCCATTCTCATCCTGCTTTCGACGCTGTGGCGACGCAAGTTCGATCGCGGGCCGGTCGAAGCCATTATGCGGCGGCTAACCGATAGCTGGCGGAGCGAAATCAATCCGGTGCCGCCTGAGGAAGCGAAAGCCGCCTAGAGCGCGCCTTGCCACTCGCGAATGGCATCAATCGGCCAAACCAGCATCACGACATTCAGTGTCAGATTGTCGCGGATCATCCAGAGTGTGAATAGCTCGAAGGCGATTGCAATTGCGACGGTTGGCCAAAGGCCAATGCGCCGGGCGATCAGGAAGCCGATTGCCATCCAGCCAATATCGGCAACGGAATTGATGATGGCATCGCCGGAATAGCCAAAGGCCGCCGTCGCTTCACGATAGCGGTTGATGATGATCGGCGAATTTTCGAGCACTTCCCAACCCGCTTCAAGCGCGACGGCAAGGCACAGCCACAGACCGACCGGTCGATTGCGGAGGAGGAGCCAGCCCAGTCCGCAAAAGATAAATCCATGGATGATATGGCTGGGCGTGTACCAGTCGGCGATATGCTGGCTGTTGTCGGGTCCGTGCACCGTCCCGACCCAGAGTTTGACCTGACCGCATTCGCAAATCGGATTGCGGCCCATGAAATATAGAATCGCAGCGGCAACCACCACAATGGCGGTCGCGAAGATCCAATATTGGCGTCCGATATCCCCCTCCCATCTTGACCTTCAGGCGCGCTTGCGCGAACCGGTCCCATGGCCGATCCGATACAGCTGCAGCGCCGCGGGCTCCTTTATGTCCTTTCATCGCCGAGTGGCGCGGGCAAGTCCACCATCGCGCGCATGCTGTTGGAGGGCGATTCAGAGATTTCGCTGTCCGTGTCCGCTACGACGCGGCCGATCCGCGACGGCGAAACGGATGGCGAGCATTATCACTTTGTCGACAATGACGAGTTTGACCGGCTGGTCGCCGATGATGCCTTCCTCGAATGGGCGCATGTTTTCGATCGCCGCTATGGAACGCTGAAATCTCAGGTGACGCGCAAACTAGATGACGGGCGCGATGTGTTGCTCGACATTGACTGGCAGGGCACGCAGCAACTCAAACAGGTCGATCCCGATATCGTACGGGTCTTCATACTGCCGCCATCAATGGACGAACTGGAACGCCGACTGCGCGGGCGCGGCACCGATAGCGACGAAGTAATCGCTGGCCGGATGGAGCGGGCGGCGGCCGAGATCAGCCATTGGGCGGAATATGATTATGTGCTCGTGAATGACGATGCGGATGTCTGCGCCGAGCGGGCCAAAGGCATCCTCCAATCCGAACGGTTGCGCCGTAACCGCCGCACCGGGCTGGTCGATTTTGTCCGGACGCTGATCGGATAGACAAGGACCCGGGCTTTTCATCGCGTCACGACCGGCCTAGCTTCGCCTCCAGATCAGGGGAGGTCATTCATGTTCAAAGTCATTCCAGGGGCATTCGTTGCGGCGATCGCCATGTTCCTTCTGGGGTTCATTTTCTTCGCAACACCGCTGTCCAATATTCATCTGGGCGGGCTTGGTGACGCCGAAGCCGCTGCGGTGCAAACGGCGCTGGCGGCGAACATGCCGGCTGATGGCGCGGGGACTTATGCCATCCCCGAACCCTCGGTCTCGGCATCGCAAAGCGAGCTCTATGCGCGCGGTCCGATCGCCATGGTCCATTATAATCCCAACGGCTTTGCGATCGGCGATACCGGCGCGTTGGTCAGCGGATTTGTCCATATGCTGTTCGTTGCGCTGTTGCTTGGTGCGGCGCTCTATTCGCTGGCGGGCCATGTGCGCGATTTCGGCGCGCGGCTGTCGATCACGATATTGTTTGCCTTGTCGGTGTCGGCTTTCACCTTGCTGAGCGATCCGATCTGGTATCACCAGGATTGGACGCACCACATCTACCGCTTTGTCGCCAACACTATCATGTATGTGGTCGCTGGTGCGATCATCGCGCGCTGGTTCCTGCCCAAAGATGTCGACAGCGACGATCGCTTCGGAGAGGAGTAGCGGCAGCACGCCCGTGCCGGGCTAATCTCCGGCTTCGAGCAACCGGATGAAGCGCATGCCGGCACTGAACTCGCGTCGGCGTGCGTCGCGGGTGGCGATGGCGTCTTCGTCCTCGCCCCATTGGCTCGCCTGCCAGTCTTCGTCGATTCGCGTTGCTGACCAGATCACATCCTCGTCAAAGGCGTTCTCGACCAGTGCGAGAGCCGCGACCAGCGAACCGCCAATGCGCACGATCGGAGAAAGCCCGGCGAGGTGGAAGGGGCCGTAGATTTCGGTCGCCGCGCGCAGTCGTTCGACGGTCGGTGCCGGTTGAGGCCGATGGACGATGCCGGTTGTTGTCTCGAACCCGATATCGAAGCGTTTCTGCGCCCATTCGAGCAACGGATCCCAGGCCGCGCATTGCCTGGCGACCAGTTCGGTCGGGCTGTCCGCGCGATAGCAGAGGAGATCAGTCTCGCCATATTCGGCGAGTTCGGCCGCAAAGCTCTGGTGGTTCGGATGCACGCGATCGATGGCCGCATTGGCAAGGCCGGTGAGCGGCATAGCCGCTGGATCGATTTTTTCTTCCTGCCCCGCCCATTCAGCAGCAATGGCATCGGCCAGCTTGCGCGCCGGCACCGCCAGCGATTTGCGGGCGGGTGTTTTTACCGTCCGGCCGTCAAGGGCCACGGTCCAGCCATCGCTGCTGCGCGTTGCATCGGCATTCTCATAGAATCTCTTCATTCTTCAGGCGGGCTCTTCCATCGCTGGGCCAGGATTGTTGGCAGCACCAAGGCTTCGAACAGGCCGAATGCGAATAGCGGGATGCCGAGCATCGGCCAACCGCCTTCGCGCAGGATATCTCCGCCCCATACCCACATGCCAATGATCATCACGATGATCCCGGTAAAGCGCAGCAATTGCAGGGTCTGGAAACGCGATTTGGCCAGGCGTTCGCGATCTTCGGGGGTCATGACAGTTCCTTCAGCACGGCCGGTATATCGATCGGCCGGTCGATGACGATATCGGCGCCGGCTGCTTCCAGCTCATGCGCGTCATGATAGCCCCAGGATACTCCAACCGCCAACATGTCCGCAGATCGCGCCATAGCCATATCGAAGGTGGTGTCGCCGATCATGGCACTGGATGCGGCGGTTGCACCGGCCTCGGCCATACAGGCCTCCAGCATGGCGGGATGGGGTTTGGAGGGATGCCTGTCGGCGGTGTGCAGGGTGACAAAACGATCGGTGAGGTCATGTGCTTCGAGTACGAATTTCAGCCCGCGATCAGATTTGCCGGTGGCGACACCCAATAACCAGCCCTCGCTATCGAGCGTCGAAATGACTTCGCCAATGCCGTCATAAAGCGGCTCATGGACACTGCCCGCGGTGCGCATCTCAAAAAACGCATCCTTATAATCCTCGGCCAACGATTGATGGCGATCATGATCGGCATCGGGCAGCAGATTTTGCATCGCTTCGACGAGACTCAGACCGACCACGCGGCGGGTCTGCTCCCGGAGTGGCGGCGTCAGTCCAGCGCGTTCAAATGCACTCTCCATGGCCATGCATATGTTGGCCTGGCTGTCGACGAGTGTTCCGTCGCAATCGAAGATGGCCAGCCGATTGCTCATTTGCGGCCACGGTCTCCGCGCGACCGTCGTTCGCCACGGCGTGCTCTCCGGCGGTCCTTGGCATGGGCTTTCGCGGCGCGTTTCTGAGCCTGTTTGGGATCCTCGGGCGGATCTTCGGCAAAGGCTGCGTCGCCCAGCTCCGGTGAAAAGCCCAGCGCGTCGAGGCTGTTCGCGA from Parasphingopyxis sp. CP4 harbors:
- the hisB gene encoding imidazoleglycerol-phosphate dehydratase HisB; amino-acid sequence: MRTATIARKTGETDIAVEINLDGTGSYTVSTGIGFLDHMIEQLSRHSLIDVDLKVDGDLHVDQHHTTEDSAIALGEAVAKALGDKAGIRRYGTAYSPMDETLSRVALDISGRPYLVWNSGFSQERLGEMDTELIQHWFHSFAGSAGITLHIETLYGDNNHHICESIFKGLARALRDAVEIDPRKEGAIPSTKGTLG
- a CDS encoding serine hydrolase domain-containing protein, whose amino-acid sequence is MTEIHGTCDDRFAPVKAMFESNFASGKEVGASVAASYQGEMVVDLWGGHADAAKTKPWEEDTIINVWSSTKTMAAMSMLLLADRGDVDLHAPVARYWPEFAQNGKEGVEVRHFLSHSAGLSGMDDLVEGAALYDWDRVVGALAQQTPWWEPGSKSGYHAITQGHLIGEVIRRVTGQTAGEFFRSEIAGPLDADFHIGTDATLDDRIAELIPPTTLVESNDDGSIASRTFRSPKIDIAETTMRGWRDAEIPAANGHGNARSIVRIQTAMANDGSAFGKRIMSEKGPERIFEEQTNGMDLVLGMPIRFGMGYGLKNDMMPLGPSQNYCFWGGYGGSLVFVDRDTGLCLSYVMNRMDSALMGDMRGISMVFAAYQALA
- a CDS encoding SspB family protein, producing MTDDTPDSLIPYDEIVQEALRAVVGRVLSEVGEAGDLPGEHHFYITFKTRAPGVDIPGHLLERFPDEMTIVLQKRFWDLTVDEEGFSVGLSFNQVPSTLVVPFAAITGFVDPAVNFALQFQAQGKESGPADHAENDPPAVEPVEDGSNVVAVDFKRKK
- the fumC gene encoding class II fumarate hydratase → MTQDTRTETDSIGPIEVPIDAYWGAQTQRSLQNFPFGPEERMPIGIVHAQAAVKQAAARVNKKHGLDAGIADAIEAAATAVRDGKHDGEFPLTIFQTGSGTQTNMNVNEVIAGIGNEALAGTRGGKEPVHPNDHVNMSQSSNDSFPTALHVSTALATRDALLPAIDILIASLTAKAEAWDDIVKIGRTHTQDATPLTLGQEFSGYAAQLISCKARIEGALMGNIAKLAIGGTAVGTGLNAPEGWSEDMAAAISDITGLTFESADNKFEQLAAKDGLVFFSGALNTLAVALNKIANDIRFLGSGPRSGLGELSLPANEPGSSIMPGKVNPTQCEMMTMVAGQVIGNHQAVTVGGMQGHFELNVFMPLIGANVLRSIALLSTGMTGFAERCVDGIEANEDQIKSLVDRSLMLVTALAPEIGYDNAAKIAKHAHQNGQTLKEAGLDLGLVDEETFDRVVRPENMIGR
- a CDS encoding DUF418 domain-containing protein is translated as MTADTDVPAVEASTVEEARTASRIQGFDIARALAIFGMITVNYRATFPVTVDGPAWLEWMAGQVNGRAAALFVFLAGIGISLLSRRGRLSDDADLIRADRMNLLRRSLFLLVIGFWFRQYWEYDILHFYGVYLLIAAAILTTSNRALLIFTLLATIVFPFLYYILPEQLGITFWATTNAFTPREILIDLFFQGYHPVMPWVAFMLVGMMIGRLELTDASVRRRLLIWGVAIALSAEAIAYLFLNMGTFKLMEDIFPMLDLEEASVSLDSAPYPPMPLFVAVGAGWAMAIVSLCLSFGERFADRRWIMPLVHTGQLALTIYIIHGTIGIWAVEWAGVKPSRTLGWVIGYSAILYSILILLSTLWRRKFDRGPVEAIMRRLTDSWRSEINPVPPEEAKAA
- a CDS encoding DUF2585 domain-containing protein — translated: MGRNPICECGQVKLWVGTVHGPDNSQHIADWYTPSHIIHGFIFCGLGWLLLRNRPVGLWLCLAVALEAGWEVLENSPIIINRYREATAAFGYSGDAIINSVADIGWMAIGFLIARRIGLWPTVAIAIAFELFTLWMIRDNLTLNVVMLVWPIDAIREWQGAL
- the gmk gene encoding guanylate kinase; protein product: MADPIQLQRRGLLYVLSSPSGAGKSTIARMLLEGDSEISLSVSATTRPIRDGETDGEHYHFVDNDEFDRLVADDAFLEWAHVFDRRYGTLKSQVTRKLDDGRDVLLDIDWQGTQQLKQVDPDIVRVFILPPSMDELERRLRGRGTDSDEVIAGRMERAAAEISHWAEYDYVLVNDDADVCAERAKGILQSERLRRNRRTGLVDFVRTLIG
- a CDS encoding ATP12 family chaperone protein, yielding MKRFYENADATRSSDGWTVALDGRTVKTPARKSLAVPARKLADAIAAEWAGQEEKIDPAAMPLTGLANAAIDRVHPNHQSFAAELAEYGETDLLCYRADSPTELVARQCAAWDPLLEWAQKRFDIGFETTTGIVHRPQPAPTVERLRAATEIYGPFHLAGLSPIVRIGGSLVAALALVENAFDEDVIWSATRIDEDWQASQWGEDEDAIATRDARRREFSAGMRFIRLLEAGD
- a CDS encoding HAD-IA family hydrolase yields the protein MSNRLAIFDCDGTLVDSQANICMAMESAFERAGLTPPLREQTRRVVGLSLVEAMQNLLPDADHDRHQSLAEDYKDAFFEMRTAGSVHEPLYDGIGEVISTLDSEGWLLGVATGKSDRGLKFVLEAHDLTDRFVTLHTADRHPSKPHPAMLEACMAEAGATAASSAMIGDTTFDMAMARSADMLAVGVSWGYHDAHELEAAGADIVIDRPIDIPAVLKELS